The following nucleotide sequence is from Firmicutes bacterium ASF500.
TCGTCAATGAGGGCGGCGCTGAGCAGGGTGGTGCCCGTCTTTGTTTTCAGCTTGCCCATCTCGTTGAGGGTCTCCACCGTGATGGACACCGAGGTGGCCGAGAAGACCGAGCCCATAAAGGCAGATTTCAGCAGGTTATAGCGGTGAACTCCCCGCCGCAGAAGAAAAGAGGTACAGCCCGCCGCACCAGGAACAGGGGGACGAACACCCCCAGCACGGCGATGACGCTGGCCTGGAGGCCGGTCTCTTTCAGCTCTTTTCATGTCGGTGTCGATACCGGCGGTGAACATGAGCATAATGACGCCGATCTCCGCCGTCTTAATCAGAAAGTCAGTGCTTTCCAGCACGCCGAGGCCGCTGGGACCCATGATGATGCCCGCCAGCAGAGCGCCCACCACCTGGGGCAGGTGGACGTGCTCGGTGAGCAGTCCGAAGACCTTTGTGGACAGCAAAATAATTGCCAGCAGCAAGAGATATGTATAGGATTCCATTTCATTCTCCCTCCAGAATAATAGCCCGGGTTCTCCGGGCGTCCTGTATATAGCACCGTGATGGGGGAAGTCAATGGGCAAAACAGCGGGAAACCCCGAAGGGCTCCCGCGGTTTTTGGGAAAACCGTCGAATCGGCTGAAATTCATCCGCCCAGCGCCTCCAGCGCTCTGTGATAGACATCCAGATCGGCGGCCCAGTCCAGGTCATTCCGGTCGGTTTTCAGGCTGGGACAG
It contains:
- the gerN_3 gene encoding Na(+)/H(+)-K(+) antiporter GerN, yielding MESYTYLLLLAIILLSTKVFGLLTEHVHLPQVVGALLAGIIMGPSGLGVLESTDFLIKTAEIGVIMLMFTAGIDTDMKRAERDRPPGQRHRRAGGVRPPVPGAAGCTSFLLRRGVHRYNLLKSAFMGSVFSATSVSITVETLNEMGKLKTKTGTTLLSAALIDDIIGIVVLSILSAFSSGDSDPVMVMVHIVLFFVFVLGVGLVVRRIFTYVAEEHWHSRRVAVWSLAFCLLMAYCSEEWFGVADITGAYFAGLILCNVTKAGNLWLRSSPSPLYGVYPGVLCRRRHED